In one window of Azoarcus olearius DNA:
- a CDS encoding PilZ domain-containing protein produces MDMKSGLPPESPERRTRQRFLALRRGEPCFWASVAGRRVALVDLSIEGFAFVGPATTATEPFAVVLHRAGVPDEIHARASVVNVGGSGDDALLGCRFTSLGNAEAALLQDWLVAHVIMNATVRITEKDAIAIVRGGSLI; encoded by the coding sequence ATGGATATGAAAAGCGGCTTGCCGCCCGAATCCCCGGAACGCCGTACGCGTCAGCGCTTCCTCGCCTTGCGGCGCGGTGAACCCTGCTTCTGGGCGAGCGTTGCCGGGCGCCGCGTGGCCTTGGTCGATCTGTCGATCGAAGGTTTCGCCTTCGTTGGCCCGGCGACAACGGCGACCGAGCCGTTCGCCGTCGTGCTGCACCGGGCCGGGGTGCCCGACGAAATCCACGCCCGCGCCTCGGTGGTGAATGTGGGCGGCAGCGGCGACGACGCGCTGCTCGGTTGCCGTTTCACCAGTCTGGGTAACGCGGAGGCGGCGCTGCTGCAGGACTGGCTGGTCGCGCATGTCATCATGAACGCTACGGTGCGGATCACCGAAAAGGATGCAATCGCGATCGTGCGCGGCGGCAGTCTCATCTAG
- a CDS encoding acetyl-CoA C-acetyltransferase, producing the protein MSDPVVIVSVARTPMGGFQGDLSGLTGPQLGAIAIKSAVERARLAPEQVQEVIMGCVLPAGVGQAPARQAALGAGLPLGAGCTTINKVCGSGMKATMLAHDLLLAGTNEVMVAGGMESMSNAPYLLPKARGGYRLGHGQLLDHMFLDGLEDSYSKENKGRLMGTFAEDCAGHFDFSRSAQDAFAVASTERAQAAITEGAFSWEVVPVTVAGRKGDVVVDKDEQPLKAQLDKIGTLKPAFKKDGTVTAANSSSISDGAAALVLMRKSTADKLGLAPLATIVGHATHAQEPQWFTTAPVGAMQKVLAKAGWGVGDVDLWEINEAFAVVTMAAMKELNLPHDKVNVNGGACALGHPIGASGARILVTLIGALRRRGLKRGVASLCIGGGEATAMAIELNASVACGG; encoded by the coding sequence ATGTCCGATCCCGTAGTCATCGTTTCCGTCGCCCGCACGCCGATGGGCGGCTTCCAGGGCGATCTTTCCGGCCTCACCGGGCCGCAGCTCGGCGCCATCGCGATCAAGTCGGCGGTGGAGCGCGCGCGTCTTGCGCCCGAGCAGGTGCAGGAGGTGATCATGGGTTGCGTGCTGCCGGCCGGCGTCGGCCAGGCGCCGGCGCGTCAGGCAGCGCTGGGCGCCGGGCTGCCGCTGGGCGCGGGCTGCACGACGATCAACAAGGTCTGCGGGTCCGGCATGAAGGCGACGATGCTGGCCCACGACCTGCTGTTGGCGGGCACCAACGAGGTGATGGTGGCGGGCGGCATGGAGTCGATGTCGAACGCGCCGTATCTGTTGCCGAAGGCGCGCGGCGGTTATCGCCTGGGCCACGGCCAGTTGCTCGACCACATGTTCCTCGACGGGCTGGAAGACAGCTATTCGAAGGAGAACAAGGGCCGGCTGATGGGCACCTTTGCCGAGGATTGCGCCGGCCATTTCGATTTCAGCCGCAGCGCGCAGGACGCGTTCGCGGTGGCCTCCACCGAGCGCGCGCAGGCGGCGATCACCGAAGGCGCCTTCAGCTGGGAAGTGGTGCCGGTGACGGTGGCCGGGCGCAAGGGCGATGTGGTGGTCGACAAGGACGAGCAGCCGCTGAAGGCGCAGCTCGACAAGATCGGCACGCTGAAGCCGGCGTTCAAGAAGGATGGCACGGTGACCGCGGCGAATTCGTCGTCGATTTCGGATGGTGCGGCGGCGCTGGTGCTGATGCGCAAGTCGACGGCCGACAAGCTGGGGCTGGCGCCGCTGGCGACCATCGTCGGCCACGCCACCCACGCGCAGGAGCCGCAGTGGTTCACCACCGCGCCGGTGGGGGCGATGCAGAAGGTGCTGGCGAAGGCGGGCTGGGGCGTGGGCGACGTCGATCTGTGGGAGATCAACGAGGCCTTCGCGGTGGTGACGATGGCGGCGATGAAGGAACTGAACCTGCCGCACGACAAGGTCAATGTGAATGGCGGCGCGTGTGCGCTCGGCCATCCGATCGGCGCGTCCGGTGCCCGCATCCTGGTGACGCTGATCGGCGCGCTGCGCCGGCGCGGGCTGAAGCGCGGCGTGGCCAGCTTGTGCATCGGCGGCGGCGAGGCCACGGCGATGGCGATCGAACTCAACGCATCGGTGGCCTGCGGCGGTTGA
- the argS gene encoding arginine--tRNA ligase: MSADPKVLLTDLIKTALKSVAPEHADTAILLERPKQASHGDFATNVALQLAKPLKRNPRELAALLLAELPASNLVAKTEVAGAGFINFTLAAAAKTAVVGEVLAKGADFGRGAKKNVKVQVEFVSANPTGPLHVGHGRGAAYGASLSDVLSFAGYDVTREYYVNDAGRQMDILALSTWLRYLALFGIDVPFPPNAYQGDYVIDMARGLRDAHQGRYAGVTLAQVLEGTPGLPVAERKDDEAKQQRELHLDGLIANAKRLLGEDYAFVHGFALNEQLGDGRDDLQEFGVHFDKWFSEKSLFDTGLVERAVAELEKRGHIYLQDGAKWFRSTDFGDEKDRVVQRENGLYTYFASDIAYHLNKYERGFDRIIDIWGADHHGYIPRVKGAIAALGLPPEKLEVALVQFAVLYRDGQKTSMSTRSGEFVTLRELRREVGNDACRFFYVLRKSDQHLDFDLDLAKSQSNENPVYYIQYAHARVCSVLNQWGGEPAELQAADLGKLENERELALCARLAGFPEVVQGAAADYAPHQIAFYLKDLAADFHSWYNAERMLVDDEAVKLARLALAAAVRSVLRGGLAVLGVSAPESM; the protein is encoded by the coding sequence ATGAGCGCCGATCCCAAAGTCCTGCTGACCGATCTGATCAAAACCGCCCTCAAGAGCGTGGCGCCGGAGCATGCCGACACCGCCATCCTGCTGGAGCGCCCGAAGCAGGCGAGCCATGGCGATTTCGCCACCAACGTGGCGCTGCAGCTGGCCAAGCCGCTGAAGCGCAATCCGCGCGAACTGGCCGCGCTGCTGCTGGCCGAGCTGCCCGCATCAAACCTGGTGGCGAAGACCGAGGTGGCCGGTGCCGGTTTCATCAACTTCACCCTGGCCGCCGCCGCCAAGACCGCGGTGGTGGGCGAGGTGCTGGCGAAGGGCGCCGACTTCGGTCGCGGCGCGAAGAAGAACGTGAAGGTGCAGGTGGAGTTCGTCTCCGCCAACCCCACCGGCCCGCTGCACGTGGGCCACGGCCGCGGCGCCGCCTATGGCGCCTCGCTGTCGGACGTGCTGAGCTTTGCCGGCTACGACGTCACCCGCGAGTACTACGTGAATGACGCCGGCCGCCAGATGGACATCCTGGCGCTGTCGACCTGGCTGCGCTACCTCGCGCTGTTCGGCATCGACGTGCCCTTCCCGCCCAACGCCTACCAGGGCGATTACGTGATCGACATGGCGCGCGGCCTGCGCGACGCCCACCAGGGCCGCTACGCCGGCGTCACGCTGGCGCAGGTGCTGGAAGGCACGCCCGGTCTGCCGGTTGCCGAGCGCAAGGACGACGAGGCCAAGCAGCAACGCGAGCTGCACCTCGACGGCCTGATCGCCAACGCCAAACGCCTGCTCGGCGAGGACTACGCCTTCGTGCATGGCTTCGCGCTCAACGAGCAGCTCGGCGACGGCCGCGACGACCTGCAGGAATTCGGCGTCCATTTCGACAAGTGGTTCTCGGAGAAGAGCCTGTTCGACACCGGCCTGGTCGAGCGCGCGGTGGCCGAGCTGGAAAAGCGCGGCCACATCTACCTGCAGGACGGCGCCAAGTGGTTCCGTTCCACCGATTTCGGCGACGAGAAGGACCGCGTCGTGCAGCGCGAGAACGGCCTTTACACCTACTTCGCCTCCGACATCGCCTACCACCTCAACAAGTACGAGCGCGGCTTCGACCGCATCATCGACATCTGGGGTGCCGACCACCACGGCTACATCCCGCGGGTGAAGGGCGCCATCGCCGCGCTCGGCCTGCCGCCGGAAAAGCTGGAAGTGGCGCTGGTGCAGTTCGCGGTGCTCTACCGCGACGGCCAGAAGACCTCGATGTCCACGCGCTCGGGCGAATTCGTCACGCTGCGCGAGCTGCGCCGCGAAGTCGGCAACGACGCCTGCCGGTTCTTCTACGTGCTGCGCAAGTCCGACCAACACCTGGATTTCGACCTCGACCTCGCCAAGAGCCAGAGCAACGAGAACCCGGTGTACTACATCCAGTACGCCCATGCCCGCGTGTGCTCGGTGCTCAACCAGTGGGGCGGTGAACCCGCCGAACTGCAGGCGGCCGATCTCGGCAAGCTGGAGAACGAGCGCGAACTCGCACTGTGCGCCCGCCTCGCCGGCTTTCCGGAGGTGGTGCAGGGCGCCGCCGCCGACTACGCGCCGCACCAGATCGCCTTCTACCTGAAGGACCTCGCCGCCGATTTCCACAGCTGGTACAACGCCGAGCGCATGCTGGTCGACGACGAGGCGGTGAAGCTCGCCCGCCTCGCGCTGGCCGCGGCGGTGCGCAGCGTGCTGCGCGGCGGGCTGGCGGTGCTGGGCGTGTCCGCGCCCGAATCGATGTAA
- a CDS encoding SDR family oxidoreductase: MLTAAAAGSPRVFLTGASSGLGAALARHYAARGASLALVARRADALDELVASLPGRHLALVADVADPAALRSAAARFEAAFGVPDIVIANAGVSVGTLTEYAEDLDAFERVLRTNLLGMAATFQPFVEAMRARGRGRLAGIASVAGIRGLPGAGAYSASKAAAITYLESLRVELHGSGVTVTTIAPGYVATPMTAVNPYPMPFMLPAAEAAARIARHIDTGRRYAVVPWQMALVAKLLRVLPDALFDRLFAHAGRKPRGLPL, encoded by the coding sequence ATGCTGACGGCCGCCGCCGCAGGGTCTCCACGGGTATTCCTCACCGGCGCCTCCAGCGGGCTCGGTGCCGCGCTCGCGCGCCACTACGCAGCACGCGGCGCCAGCCTCGCCTTGGTCGCGCGCCGGGCCGATGCGCTCGATGAACTGGTCGCCAGCCTGCCGGGGCGCCATCTTGCCCTCGTCGCCGACGTCGCCGATCCTGCTGCGCTGCGCTCGGCAGCGGCGCGGTTCGAGGCCGCGTTCGGCGTGCCGGACATCGTCATCGCCAACGCGGGCGTTTCGGTCGGCACGCTGACCGAGTACGCCGAGGACCTCGACGCCTTCGAGCGCGTGCTGCGCACCAACCTGCTCGGCATGGCGGCCACGTTCCAGCCTTTCGTCGAAGCCATGCGCGCGCGCGGTCGCGGACGGCTCGCCGGCATCGCTTCGGTGGCCGGCATCCGCGGCCTGCCGGGGGCGGGCGCCTACAGCGCCTCCAAGGCGGCCGCGATCACCTACCTCGAAAGTCTGCGCGTCGAACTGCACGGCAGCGGTGTCACCGTCACCACCATCGCGCCCGGCTACGTCGCCACACCGATGACCGCGGTCAATCCGTATCCGATGCCGTTCATGTTGCCGGCGGCGGAGGCTGCGGCCCGCATCGCGCGCCATATCGACACCGGGCGACGCTACGCGGTGGTGCCATGGCAGATGGCGCTGGTTGCCAAGCTGCTGCGCGTGCTGCCGGATGCGCTGTTTGACCGCCTGTTCGCGCACGCCGGCCGCAAGCCGCGCGGGCTGCCGCTGTAG
- a CDS encoding thiol:disulfide interchange protein DsbA/DsbL — protein sequence MNRRIALKQLAGLAVLAGAAGPVVAQRAAAAPFVELDTVVATDSKGKVEVIEFFHYGCPHCRAFDPLLESWLKRLPTDVAFLRVPAIWGNAQLGKLAQLYYAIELSGKVEPLHGKVFVAVQDDKVPLHTEEGVREWVAKQGVDTKAFMDAYKSFGMQALLKQADQRARDYKIQGVPTMAVDGRFLTSASMTGSHEATLKVVDDLIARARSQPRRG from the coding sequence ATGAATCGCCGCATCGCCCTCAAGCAGCTCGCCGGTCTTGCCGTCCTCGCCGGCGCCGCCGGTCCCGTCGTCGCCCAGCGCGCCGCTGCCGCGCCCTTCGTCGAACTCGATACGGTCGTCGCCACCGACAGCAAGGGCAAGGTCGAGGTGATCGAGTTCTTCCACTACGGCTGCCCGCACTGCCGCGCCTTCGATCCGCTGCTGGAGTCCTGGCTCAAGCGCCTGCCGACCGACGTCGCCTTCCTCCGCGTGCCGGCGATCTGGGGCAATGCTCAGCTCGGCAAGCTCGCCCAGCTGTATTACGCGATCGAGCTGAGCGGCAAGGTGGAGCCGTTGCACGGCAAGGTGTTCGTGGCGGTGCAGGACGACAAGGTGCCGCTGCATACCGAAGAGGGCGTGCGCGAATGGGTCGCCAAGCAGGGCGTGGACACGAAGGCCTTCATGGATGCCTACAAGTCGTTCGGCATGCAGGCGCTGCTCAAGCAGGCGGACCAGCGCGCGCGCGACTACAAGATCCAGGGCGTGCCGACGATGGCGGTCGACGGCCGCTTCCTGACCTCGGCGTCGATGACCGGCAGCCACGAGGCGACGCTGAAGGTGGTGGACGATCTCATCGCCCGCGCCCGCAGCCAGCCGCGCCGCGGTTGA
- a CDS encoding PaaI family thioesterase yields MRHESPPFQPRDPDYAARVRASFAQQRAMALIGAELVAVEPGYTEIHLPHRAEVTQQHGYIHGGVVGMIADSAAGYAANTLTPAETSVLTVEYKLNLVAPADGQRLVARGEVIKPGRTLLITRAEVYAVRDEKWTLCAVMQQTIMAMHGKKELAG; encoded by the coding sequence ATGCGACACGAAAGCCCGCCCTTCCAGCCGCGGGACCCCGACTACGCCGCCCGCGTGCGCGCCAGCTTCGCCCAGCAGCGCGCGATGGCGCTGATCGGTGCCGAACTGGTGGCGGTGGAGCCCGGCTATACCGAAATCCATCTGCCGCACCGCGCCGAGGTGACCCAGCAGCACGGCTACATCCACGGCGGGGTGGTCGGGATGATTGCCGATTCCGCCGCCGGCTATGCCGCCAATACGCTGACCCCGGCGGAAACCAGCGTGCTGACCGTGGAATACAAGCTGAACCTGGTGGCCCCCGCGGACGGTCAACGCTTGGTGGCACGCGGCGAGGTGATCAAGCCCGGGCGCACGCTGCTGATCACGCGCGCCGAGGTGTACGCGGTGCGCGACGAGAAATGGACGCTGTGCGCCGTCATGCAGCAGACCATCATGGCGATGCACGGCAAGAAGGAACTCGCCGGCTGA
- a CDS encoding MBL fold metallo-hydrolase: MSTEQQIEYPVADLPAPGTAVEIAPGIRWIRMPLPFALDHINLWLLDDGDEVAVIDTGFGLEPIQANWEAVLAAEPRPLSRVFVTHHHPDHLGLASWLMQRNGATLHMSLGEFLGGQAVWHQLPGYSVADMVAQFRIHGLDDARLSALAERGNAYRRGIPEIPQQYSRLFDGDQVEIGGQRWEVIVGYGHAPEHVSLYCERLGVLVSGDMLLPRISTNISVYAATPDDDPLGWFLDSLRRISHLPDNTLVLPSHGRPFKGIRARVAQLIAHHRERCDALVAACTQPRSAADLLGTLFARALDTHQVMFAMGEAIAHLNYLVKRGELCRVGNPETGIRHTITR; encoded by the coding sequence ATGAGCACAGAACAGCAGATCGAATATCCGGTGGCCGACCTGCCGGCCCCGGGCACCGCCGTCGAAATCGCCCCCGGCATCCGCTGGATCCGGATGCCCTTGCCCTTCGCGCTGGACCACATCAACCTGTGGCTGCTGGACGACGGCGACGAGGTCGCCGTGATCGACACCGGTTTCGGGCTCGAGCCGATCCAGGCCAACTGGGAGGCGGTGCTGGCCGCCGAACCGCGTCCGCTGAGCCGCGTTTTCGTCACCCACCACCATCCGGATCACCTTGGCCTGGCCAGTTGGCTGATGCAGCGCAACGGCGCCACGCTGCACATGTCGCTGGGAGAGTTTCTCGGCGGTCAGGCCGTCTGGCACCAGTTGCCCGGCTATTCGGTGGCCGACATGGTCGCACAGTTCCGCATCCACGGGCTCGACGACGCGCGCCTGTCCGCACTCGCCGAACGCGGCAACGCCTACCGCCGCGGCATCCCGGAGATTCCCCAGCAATACAGCCGTCTTTTCGATGGCGACCAGGTCGAGATCGGCGGCCAGCGCTGGGAAGTCATCGTCGGCTACGGCCACGCGCCCGAACATGTGAGTCTGTATTGCGAGCGTCTCGGCGTGCTCGTTTCGGGTGACATGCTGCTGCCACGAATCTCCACCAACATCAGCGTCTATGCCGCCACGCCGGACGACGATCCGCTCGGCTGGTTCCTGGATTCGCTGCGCCGCATCAGTCACTTGCCTGACAATACGCTCGTGCTACCATCCCACGGCAGACCTTTCAAGGGCATCAGGGCGCGGGTGGCGCAACTCATCGCCCACCACCGCGAACGCTGCGACGCACTCGTCGCCGCCTGTACCCAGCCGCGCTCGGCGGCCGACCTGCTCGGCACCCTGTTTGCACGCGCGCTCGATACCCATCAGGTCATGTTCGCCATGGGGGAGGCGATCGCCCATCTCAACTACCTGGTGAAGCGGGGAGAGCTATGCCGGGTGGGCAATCCTGAGACGGGCATCCGACACACCATAACCAGATAG
- a CDS encoding putative toxin-antitoxin system toxin component, PIN family — MSFPRRLVLDTNTVMALWLFRDPRLAALDAAIAAARFQPCCRPDAVEELRRVLAYTHFGIDADEQQRLIAGYSERVTLVDGLGDAADALPLPLCRDRDDQKFLEISRDAQAEFLLTRDKALLRLARHRLVRERFSILTPERFVSDGWCQ, encoded by the coding sequence ATGAGTTTCCCCCGCCGCCTGGTGCTCGACACCAACACCGTGATGGCCCTGTGGCTGTTCCGCGATCCACGCCTTGCCGCACTCGACGCCGCGATCGCCGCGGCACGCTTCCAGCCCTGCTGCCGCCCGGACGCGGTGGAAGAACTGCGGCGGGTGCTGGCCTACACGCATTTCGGAATCGACGCCGATGAACAGCAGCGCCTGATCGCCGGCTACAGCGAACGGGTGACGCTGGTCGATGGCCTCGGCGATGCGGCCGACGCCTTGCCCCTGCCGCTGTGCCGCGACCGCGACGATCAGAAGTTCCTCGAGATCAGCCGCGACGCGCAAGCCGAATTCCTGCTGACGCGCGACAAGGCCTTGCTGCGGCTGGCGCGCCACCGCCTCGTGCGCGAGCGCTTCTCCATCCTGACCCCGGAACGTTTCGTCTCTGACGGCTGGTGCCAGTAG
- a CDS encoding helical backbone metal receptor → MDVSRDVEEHTGGAGGGPRPAGPPPDAAGWADAVGARHGRADAGARIVCLVPSITELLFDLGVGDRLVGRTGFCIHPRDRVRALPKLGGTKDVKLDALRGLAPTHVIVNIDENRRDTVEDISRFVPNVIVTHPCAPEDNLALYALLGGIFDCEAAATSLSVSLQTALAEAAELRAALVPERVLYLIWREPWMTVSSATYIAAMLAAVGWESMPRAPEPRYPVVDWEDASMADVARVFLSSEPYRFGPAHVGEVGALASRPAMLIDGEMCSWYGSRAIAGVRYLTALRRRLAKG, encoded by the coding sequence ATGGACGTGTCGCGCGACGTGGAAGAGCATACCGGTGGGGCGGGCGGTGGCCCGCGGCCCGCAGGCCCGCCGCCGGACGCGGCGGGGTGGGCAGATGCGGTGGGCGCCCGTCACGGTCGGGCGGACGCGGGCGCGCGCATTGTGTGCCTGGTTCCGTCCATCACCGAGCTGCTGTTCGACCTTGGCGTGGGCGATCGGCTCGTCGGACGCACCGGGTTCTGCATTCACCCGCGTGACCGGGTGCGCGCGCTGCCCAAGCTGGGTGGGACGAAGGACGTGAAGCTCGACGCGCTGCGCGGGCTCGCGCCCACGCACGTCATCGTCAATATCGACGAGAACCGGCGCGACACGGTGGAGGACATCTCGCGTTTCGTGCCCAACGTGATCGTCACCCATCCGTGCGCCCCGGAAGACAATCTGGCGCTGTACGCGCTGCTTGGCGGGATATTCGACTGCGAGGCGGCCGCCACCTCGCTCAGCGTCAGCTTGCAGACGGCGCTTGCCGAGGCGGCGGAACTGCGTGCGGCGCTGGTGCCGGAGCGCGTGCTTTACCTGATCTGGCGCGAGCCCTGGATGACGGTTTCAAGCGCCACCTACATCGCCGCGATGCTCGCCGCGGTGGGCTGGGAGAGCATGCCGCGGGCGCCCGAGCCGCGCTATCCGGTGGTGGACTGGGAGGACGCGTCGATGGCGGACGTCGCGCGCGTGTTCCTGTCGTCGGAACCCTATCGCTTCGGTCCGGCCCATGTGGGCGAGGTCGGCGCGCTGGCGAGCCGGCCGGCGATGCTGATCGATGGCGAGATGTGCTCCTGGTACGGCAGCCGGGCGATTGCCGGGGTGCGTTACCTCACCGCCTTGCGGCGGCGCCTGGCTAAGGGCTGA
- a CDS encoding MerR family transcriptional regulator, protein MAREQTYTITELAREFDITPRAIRFYEDQGLLTPARAGRARVYTRSDRTRLKLTLRGKRLGFSLADIKELLDMYDGVRNSAPQLERFLTGLGARRAALEQQRLDIEAVLQEIDVLEDQCRALLGHNAEGAAAARAELVRRLDNAGTA, encoded by the coding sequence ATGGCCCGCGAACAAACCTACACGATTACCGAGCTGGCACGCGAGTTCGACATCACCCCGCGGGCAATCCGCTTCTACGAGGACCAGGGTCTGCTGACCCCGGCTCGCGCCGGCCGCGCCCGCGTCTATACCCGCAGCGACCGTACCCGCCTCAAGCTCACGCTGCGCGGCAAGCGGCTCGGCTTTTCGCTCGCCGACATCAAGGAACTGCTCGACATGTACGACGGCGTGCGCAACTCGGCGCCGCAGCTCGAGCGCTTCCTCACCGGCCTTGGCGCCCGCCGCGCCGCGCTGGAGCAGCAACGGCTGGACATCGAAGCCGTCCTGCAGGAAATCGACGTGCTCGAAGACCAGTGCCGGGCGCTGCTGGGCCACAACGCGGAAGGGGCCGCGGCCGCGCGCGCCGAACTCGTCCGCCGTCTCGACAATGCCGGGACGGCTTGA
- a CDS encoding PHA/PHB synthase family protein — protein MAAPETQHMHPELPDPKEVARTYAEVAQRASHLISEHVQRQLKKGVSAPADELGIAQAFMDMMAKLLANPYKLAQAQMNLVWDYFSLWQHSMLRFMGVNAAPVAAPEKSDKRFKDEEWQEHFMFDFIKQSYLIAARHIHDTVCCVEGLEEQTQKKVNFYTRQYIDALSPSNFAVTNPEVFRETVKSHGQNLLKGLNNLLRDVEEGGGNLRVKMTDTTAFELGKNVATTPGKVVFQTDMMQLIQYSPSTENVLKRPLLIIPPWINKFYILDLREKNSYIKWCVDQGHTVFVISWVNPDERQAEKTFESYVKEGVVAALDAIEKQTGEKEVNAAGYCLGGTLLSTTLAYLAAKKDKRIASATFFTTMTDFSEPGELGVFIDEGQVSSLEKKMFERGYLEGSEMAGTFNMMRANDLIWSFVVNNYLMGKDPFPFDLLYWNSDSTRMPAKMHSFYLRKMYMENRLVQPGGVEIDGVPIDLGKIKVPCYFISAIEDHIAPWKSTYMGARNFGGPVRFVLGGSGHIAGIVNPPAANKYGYWLNPVAKLPATADAWFEGAQQQPGSWWTDWQAWVSAHDTEQVAPRDPAKGKLKALEDAPGSFVKIRLDAHKALAS, from the coding sequence ATGGCTGCACCCGAGACCCAGCACATGCATCCCGAACTGCCCGACCCCAAGGAAGTGGCACGGACCTACGCAGAAGTCGCCCAGCGTGCCTCGCACCTGATCAGCGAACACGTGCAGCGCCAGCTGAAGAAGGGCGTCTCCGCTCCTGCCGACGAACTTGGCATCGCCCAGGCCTTCATGGACATGATGGCCAAGCTGCTCGCCAACCCGTACAAGCTCGCCCAGGCGCAGATGAACCTGGTGTGGGACTACTTCTCGCTGTGGCAGCACTCCATGCTGCGCTTCATGGGCGTCAACGCCGCGCCGGTGGCCGCGCCGGAAAAGTCCGACAAGCGCTTCAAGGACGAGGAGTGGCAGGAACACTTCATGTTCGACTTCATCAAGCAGTCGTACCTGATCGCCGCGCGCCACATCCACGACACCGTGTGCTGCGTCGAGGGCCTGGAAGAGCAGACGCAAAAGAAGGTCAACTTCTACACCCGCCAGTACATCGACGCGCTGTCGCCGTCCAACTTCGCGGTGACCAACCCCGAAGTCTTCCGCGAAACCGTCAAGAGCCACGGCCAGAACCTGCTGAAGGGGCTGAACAACCTGCTGCGCGACGTCGAAGAAGGCGGCGGCAACCTGCGCGTCAAGATGACCGACACCACGGCCTTCGAGCTGGGCAAGAACGTCGCCACCACGCCGGGCAAGGTCGTGTTCCAGACCGACATGATGCAGCTGATCCAGTACTCGCCGAGCACCGAGAACGTGCTCAAGCGTCCGCTGCTGATCATCCCGCCGTGGATCAACAAGTTCTACATCCTCGACCTGCGCGAGAAGAACTCCTACATCAAGTGGTGCGTGGACCAGGGCCACACGGTGTTCGTGATCTCGTGGGTGAACCCGGACGAGCGCCAGGCCGAGAAGACCTTCGAATCCTATGTCAAGGAAGGCGTGGTCGCCGCGCTCGACGCGATCGAGAAGCAGACCGGCGAAAAGGAAGTGAACGCGGCCGGCTATTGCCTCGGCGGCACACTGCTCTCGACCACGCTCGCCTACCTCGCCGCAAAGAAGGACAAGCGCATCGCGTCGGCCACCTTCTTCACGACCATGACCGACTTCTCGGAGCCGGGCGAACTCGGGGTGTTCATCGACGAAGGCCAGGTTTCCAGCCTCGAAAAGAAGATGTTCGAGCGCGGCTATCTGGAAGGCTCGGAAATGGCCGGCACCTTCAACATGATGCGCGCCAACGACCTGATCTGGTCCTTCGTGGTCAATAACTACCTGATGGGCAAGGATCCGTTCCCGTTCGACCTGCTGTACTGGAACTCCGATTCCACGCGCATGCCGGCGAAGATGCACAGCTTCTACCTGCGCAAGATGTACATGGAAAACCGCCTGGTCCAGCCGGGTGGGGTCGAGATCGACGGGGTGCCGATCGACCTCGGCAAGATCAAGGTCCCGTGCTATTTCATCTCGGCGATCGAAGACCATATCGCACCGTGGAAGAGCACCTACATGGGCGCGCGCAACTTCGGCGGCCCGGTGCGCTTCGTGCTCGGCGGCTCGGGCCACATCGCCGGCATCGTCAATCCGCCGGCGGCCAACAAGTACGGCTACTGGCTCAACCCGGTTGCGAAGCTGCCCGCCACGGCGGATGCGTGGTTTGAAGGCGCGCAGCAACAGCCGGGTTCGTGGTGGACCGACTGGCAGGCCTGGGTCAGCGCACACGACACCGAGCAGGTGGCGCCGCGCGATCCGGCCAAGGGCAAGCTGAAGGCGCTGGAAGACGCGCCCGGCTCCTTCGTCAAGATCCGTCTGGACGCGCACAAGGCACTCGCCTCCTGA
- a CDS encoding SPOR domain-containing protein — MSRDRKPTRKPARSPARSGGGTLVGIFIGLVMGAVIAAGAAWYFTRANPFQAAAPAPARAPVAVDQPPAALPGKPGDRPVVKQDFEFYKILPQGDGGTHAAVEPPKPVEKAPEKPAEKLWLQVGAFGAADEAENLKARLALSGIQASSQRAQLADGRVVQRVRIGPFDKPEDMNSIRARLASAGFEASVTKSAP; from the coding sequence GTGAGCCGCGATCGCAAACCCACCCGCAAGCCTGCCCGCTCGCCCGCCCGTAGCGGCGGCGGCACGCTGGTCGGCATCTTCATCGGACTGGTCATGGGGGCGGTGATCGCTGCCGGCGCGGCGTGGTACTTCACCCGTGCCAATCCCTTCCAGGCTGCTGCGCCGGCGCCCGCGCGCGCGCCGGTCGCGGTCGATCAGCCGCCGGCGGCGCTGCCCGGCAAGCCGGGCGACCGCCCGGTGGTGAAGCAGGACTTCGAGTTCTACAAGATCCTGCCTCAGGGTGATGGTGGCACCCACGCCGCGGTCGAGCCGCCGAAGCCGGTCGAAAAGGCGCCGGAGAAGCCGGCCGAGAAGCTGTGGCTGCAGGTCGGCGCGTTTGGCGCCGCGGACGAGGCCGAGAACCTCAAGGCCCGTCTTGCGCTGTCCGGCATCCAGGCCAGTTCGCAGCGCGCGCAGCTGGCCGACGGGCGGGTGGTGCAGCGGGTCCGCATCGGTCCGTTCGACAAGCCGGAAGACATGAATTCCATCCGCGCCCGCCTGGCCTCGGCCGGGTTCGAGGCCAGCGTCACCAAGTCGGCGCCCTGA